The Anabas testudineus chromosome 1, fAnaTes1.2, whole genome shotgun sequence genomic sequence ttgaCTGGCCAGTGAGCTGAATGGTTCTTCAACTCTCTGCGATAAgaacatgcttttatttatcatgttgaTCCTAAATAATTCAGGGAGTACCTGTGGTCGTGACTTCAGACTAAAGGTTTTGTGAAAGACTAAACTTGTAAATCCTAAAGTAAGCACCAGCGCTGTATTTTTTACTAACTCAACTGCTTAGAAGCTACTTTTGGCCCTAAGATGTTTTGTGAATACAGCTTCACGTTCATACTGACTGTTGCAccatctgtttttatatttattctataAACACCTCCATAAAAGAGGTGAAGCAGCATCTGCAGACAGTTAAATCAGGAGTCACTGTGTCACAAACCGCTGCTCAGTTCACgagaatgtactgtacatactgcaGAGAGTACTTCTAATATTCTGTACACCAGGATCCACTTTATTCCATAATactcatctgtgttttacaaCATTTATATTCACACAAACTGATGTCGGACAAAccgtgaaaaacaaaaccatgaagctgctgtttctttctcaATTTAGAAACGTTTTCATCTTCCGTTTTGGTCAAATTGATTTTtgctaattaaatgtttttctataaacagaaacattatatGTCAGCCGTCACATTTTATAAGCTTCTTTAAATCAATAACACCTGTGCATGACGGCAGAAACTGaggatttcttttattttttattttaatactgtgACGACACTTTCATAAAATGATAACGTGTCTGTAAATGAATATCGAGTCCAGCCTTTGAAGAATCAGCCCCACTggtttataaaataaacaacaagtaCAACAGGAGTCTGAGTCCCGGGCAGGTGCTGATGTCATTTAACATCTCGGTGGTTTGATTTGGTGGTTCCAAGACATCGTGATGACAAAATCTGAACTTAACGACAAAAACCAGACAGTGGTGGCTACTGTTCCGTTTTCTCCTGAGCTGTTCCCGTGACCAGCAGCAGGTTGCAGGCCATGAACTGGACGTTCAGCACGTTGCTGGTGTTTCCAGTGTACAGTCCCACCAGCTCGCTGGACGAGCCGTCAGCTGGCGTCCCGCTGTGCGAGTTGCGGATGTCCCACACCCGGACCGAGTTGTCCATAGAAGACGACGCCACCAGGCTGCTGTCCAGGCTGAAAGACAGACTGGTGatgctgtctgtgtgtcccCGGAGGTCTTTGAACAGCGTCCCTGATGCTAAATCCCACAGTTTCACCCTCTGGTCCTCACCTGCTGACGCCAAGTACTTCCCATTGGGTGAGAAAGCGAGCGACAGCACCGGGCCGCGGTGGCCTGTGAAGAGGCGAACAGACGCCCCCTGCTGGGTGCCCCACAGCCGCACTGTCTTGTCTGTGGAGCCAGTGGCCAGGTAGTTAGAGTTGGGGTGAAATTTGACACAGTCGACATCAGCGAGATGCCCGGCGTAGAGACGCAGCGGGTACGTTCGGGAGAATGTCCAGAGACGGGCTGTGCGGTCGTGGGAGCCGCTGGCGAAGTACAAGCTGCAGGGGCTGACGTCCACGTCCCACACCGGGTAGGCGTGTCCCTGATACAGTGCCGTGTTGGTGAAGCTGCCCAAGTCCCAGTAGCGGATGGTCGTGTCCTCAGAGCAGGAGAGCAGTCCAGAGCTGTCCGTCAGGAAGGAGGTACGAAACACGGGACCACTGTGACCTCGCAGTGTCTTTATCTCACTGCCAGAACCGTCTTCCTCGTCCTcctgaggagaaacaacagaagtaACTTCACATCACTGTTTGGTTTGGTCATTTGTTCGAAAGTCAGATGACGCAAAAAATGCTTGGTCACAATATTGTTTCTTCATGGATGCGACAAGTCAGCCTGAAACTTTTCTATAAATGTCCAAGAAATCTCAAACGTTCTCGTTCCTCCATTCATCCTGATCTCTGTACAGAAGCAGTAGAACGCACAATAATAAACCGTCTTCATCACACTATTATTGTTGGAACGGAATAAAAATACACTCATTGCATTGGTCTATTTTTTGTATTGAAATTGTGGAATTTCAGAAGATTGAACATTAATCGATTTTAATTTTCACAATTAGATTACATGACAAATAATTACTATACATTTGTTATCAATTGAATAAACAGTAACTGCATGTCAGGCTTAAAAGGAATAATATTCATACTACTTCATTACTCGATGCATCTAAGCTATTCAAAACCATCAGACCAGATTTAATCCTTTTATCAACTCACATGGTCCTCCAGAACGTCACATGCCAGGTGGATGTGCGACACGTCAGCCTGATGTGGTCTGGCCTTCAGTTTTCTGGCTCGGAGGCTCCACAGCTTCACTGTGGAGCTGTCGAAGCCGGCGGCCAGCAGCCGGCTGTCAGCCGACACCTCAGCGGTGTTCAGCATCTGCTCCGTGTGGTGGAAGGCATAAAAACACACGGTAGTGAGAGAGGGGGGGCCCTCACGGACCTTCTTGATGCAATCCTGCAGAGCCTCCAGAGCTGCCTCGTTCTGCGGGATCCCTGCCGGGACCTCCACCATCTCCCCACTCTCCACTACATCCCCTCCAGCccaggaggaggtggagtttGGGCCAGTGGTCGCcccagcagcagctccataCAGCTGGTAGTCTGTACGCCTGGAGGCAGTCACCTCCAACTGCAGGTGTGTGCTGAGGGCCCTGCAGAGGGCGCTGTTGTCCTCGCTCTGCAGGTACCGCAGCAAGTAGCTGTAGGCCGGCTCTGTCAGATGAATCACATATTTGTGCTGCAGGAAAGCACTTAGCTTGGTGTTAGCTGCAACATCCTGAGCAGTAAGAACATGACGGAGCTGCTCTACGATGGCCCGCTGCTCGCTGTCCTGAAGAAAGGCTCCATGAAAACGACTGTAAAAACCATCTACCGCCCCCTTCAGACCGCACCGCACCATGTCCAGGTAGAGGTAGACGAAGAGTGGATACAGGATGCTGCTCACCTCCTTCGCCCAGGAGATTTCTGTTTCTAATTTATGTAAACAAAAAGGtttacaattaaaaacacaaccacataGATATGTAAAAATTATTGAATCAGACATTTTAGCCGATAACAACTGACATTGTTACACAATGGGTGTAAATGTTCACTCATCAACTGCTGTATGTCAGGAATCCAGTGACTGTGCAGTAGAAATGTGACCACCTTACCTGACAGAAAGGAGCGAAGCCTGGAGTACTGCGTCTCATACTGCTGTGGCTCAGACTGACACGGGGCAGCAGAGACGATGTTAGCACACCCTGACTCTGTCTGCACTgctcagagacaaaaaaaggaaaaaagagaggatGTGGAACATGAATATGTCAGTGGAAGTAATCTGTAGTTTATAAAGAACGCCCCTTTGATTGTGTCATATACACTGCAAAAAAAGTGGATGGTTATGATGAAATAtatatgtaagtgtgtgtgtggagcttaTTTTAGAACACGTTTGGCTGTTAAAAGACTCAAACTCACAGTCACCTCTATATAATAATcttgatgtttaaaaatgtaataaatagtGTTAAACATGGATTCAGTTGGGCTGTGGGCTAAATCtgaagttgttgctgttttctttgtatttagaCTTTGGAAAATAAAGTATGTCAAATGTGCTCCAGTCAGTTCCTGTTTGCACTGATGTAAAGACAGCTCAGTGGTTTGACACTGATAGAAACTTAAATGTGATGACTCTTGGGATAAGAGTGAGAGTAATGACAGGAGTaatttttctattatttctaGGCAGGATTACTATTTATCCATATTGATTAAATTGATAGCTACGTGTTTTAAAGAACACTGCCTTTATTGACCCTGCTACAACTCTTATTAAATGATCCTGTTTGCATCTGAAAAGTCTCTTTAGTCTTGGTGTGCTGTGGTTTTTCTGTCAGCTGGACCTACACTTATCAAACCCCGGCTACTTCTacaacatctgctgcagctgtgcctTTCAACTCTTGTCTTTCCACCAGCTCTCTGTAATACAGGCTATTTTTTATGGTTAAAGCTGTAAGTGTGCTAAAAGTAATCAAAACACAATCTATTAAAGCACAAGAAGCCAACAGATTATGAATCCAGTCTGTAAAATCAAATTGTACCgtttcatgtactgtattctGGTAAAAGGGAGATAAACATgatttcctcctctcctctttactCACCTGTGAGGCTGGCAGCCATCTCCTCAGCTGACTGGAAGAGTTTGGCTCCTTTCAGGGAGCCGTCAGTGTCCACATACTGCCTCCTCTTAAGGTACTGAGCCACGGCATACTGGATCTGCTCAGTTCGGACCCGCTTCATGACCTGAGAACCAAAAACCCACAATGTCACACACCTGACATCACTTTTCCTCCCATCGTATCAGTTACAAACATCATCTAAAGCGTCAGATATTAAAAAGAGACAGTTATTAAACAGACAAATGACTTCGAACGATGGTACATgtcttttaaattgttaaacatCGATCCGTGACAATATCAACCGTCCTGCTCAGAGCATCCTCCTGTTAGCTAGCAGAGCAGCGAGCTAACGAGTTTAAAGAGGCACAAAAACATCCAAACGTTCCGAATGATACTATAAATATGACTGTTTACTTCTCTCTAAGACTGAAACGACAGAAACCGTGGACCGATCCAGTTTAAAGCTGCCAGGTTTCCACATTG encodes the following:
- the taf5l gene encoding TAF5-like RNA polymerase II p300/CBP-associated factor-associated factor 65 kDa subunit 5L, whose product is MKRVRTEQIQYAVAQYLKRRQYVDTDGSLKGAKLFQSAEEMAASLTVQTESGCANIVSAAPCQSEPQQYETQYSRLRSFLSETEISWAKEVSSILYPLFVYLYLDMVRCGLKGAVDGFYSRFHGAFLQDSEQRAIVEQLRHVLTAQDVAANTKLSAFLQHKYVIHLTEPAYSYLLRYLQSEDNSALCRALSTHLQLEVTASRRTDYQLYGAAAGATTGPNSTSSWAGGDVVESGEMVEVPAGIPQNEAALEALQDCIKKVREGPPSLTTVCFYAFHHTEQMLNTAEVSADSRLLAAGFDSSTVKLWSLRARKLKARPHQADVSHIHLACDVLEDHEDEEDGSGSEIKTLRGHSGPVFRTSFLTDSSGLLSCSEDTTIRYWDLGSFTNTALYQGHAYPVWDVDVSPCSLYFASGSHDRTARLWTFSRTYPLRLYAGHLADVDCVKFHPNSNYLATGSTDKTVRLWGTQQGASVRLFTGHRGPVLSLAFSPNGKYLASAGEDQRVKLWDLASGTLFKDLRGHTDSITSLSFSLDSSLVASSSMDNSVRVWDIRNSHSGTPADGSSSELVGLYTGNTSNVLNVQFMACNLLLVTGTAQEKTEQ